The Gracilimonas sp. genome includes a region encoding these proteins:
- a CDS encoding DinB family protein, with protein sequence MSAWDNEYPSSSEYAHYYADYVSHVPKGNIIETLNTQMHEMYTFINAIPGDKAFHAYAEGKWTVKQVIGHIIETERVFSYRGLAFSRRDPNPLPSMEQDDYVKYSNYNSRTIHNLANEYLAVRISTIHLFQNMTKEMISLKGTASGVEFTVRSIPFIIAGHELHHKEIIREKYL encoded by the coding sequence ATGTCAGCCTGGGATAACGAATACCCGTCAAGTTCAGAGTATGCGCATTACTATGCAGATTACGTTTCTCACGTTCCCAAGGGGAACATTATCGAAACGCTGAATACTCAAATGCATGAAATGTACACCTTTATCAATGCCATACCCGGTGATAAAGCTTTCCATGCATACGCGGAAGGCAAATGGACGGTAAAGCAGGTAATCGGCCACATAATAGAAACCGAACGGGTGTTTAGTTATCGCGGGCTGGCTTTTTCCCGCCGCGACCCAAATCCGCTTCCCTCCATGGAGCAGGATGATTATGTGAAGTATTCCAATTACAACAGCCGGACCATCCACAACCTCGCGAATGAATATTTAGCCGTCCGCATTTCCACCATTCACCTTTTCCAGAACATGACCAAAGAGATGATTTCCCTGAAAGGCACTGCCAGCGGTGTGGAGTTTACGGTCCGTTCTATCCCTTTCATCATTGCCGGCCACGAGCTGCATCATAAAGAGATTATTCGGGAGAAGTATTTGTAG
- a CDS encoding pitrilysin family protein — MKRLSLLCLALALTSSALFAQKKYDEIKYPELNSFQVPEVETYTADNGITYYLLEDTELPLIEIRVNIKTGGVLVSAEKEGLASITGTVIRSGGTQSIPADSLNVLLENKAASMETGIGFTSGSAWMNVLAEDFDELLPIFIDLLTNPAFPDDKIELAKTQTKSSISRRNDNSQSVGVREFQKLIYGPESVYARTTEYETIDNITREDIVNFHKDHFVSENMMIGVVGDFDASEMKQKLEEAFSNIPSGEETSLDFPEVDYEPQSTINFAHKSDVNQSFILMGHLGGMRDNPDYPQIQVMNRVLSGGFSGRLMQVIRTEMGLAYSAFGQYSMNSFYPGFFFAGVSTKSSTTAEAIEAVIEQIRRLQNEPITKKELQDTKDQILNSSVFEYDSYEEVLSQQMSYDYRGLPGDAFDQYIEGVKNTTIEDVQRVAKEYLNPDYLQIMVVGNKDEIGDQLQQFGDVNEVDITIPEPGSDEPVVDGDATKGKEWLEKMANALVEPGSDVVSIQEKSVITQKTPMGDMDIQNSSVTNFADYSTERNLTTPQGQMTMSFKDGSGTMQMGGQQRQLPPQMAKPMLNEMKRNYLSIAINHEDIQAEYLGDETVDGEDYAVVRMTNDQVKVTYLLDQETGLPHMSRYTEMNPQTGQRQEAKSVYSDWNEAGGVMYAYSVVTYVDEQVAAELTVESHSIPE, encoded by the coding sequence ATGAAAAGATTAAGTCTTTTGTGCCTCGCGTTAGCACTCACAAGTTCTGCGCTTTTTGCACAAAAGAAGTACGATGAGATCAAATACCCGGAACTGAACAGCTTTCAGGTTCCTGAGGTAGAAACTTACACGGCCGATAATGGCATCACCTACTATTTACTGGAAGACACCGAGCTTCCACTAATCGAGATACGGGTGAATATTAAAACCGGGGGCGTTTTAGTGTCTGCCGAAAAAGAAGGCCTGGCTTCCATTACCGGAACCGTTATCCGCTCAGGGGGAACACAGTCTATCCCTGCTGATTCCCTCAACGTACTGCTTGAAAATAAAGCTGCAAGTATGGAAACGGGTATTGGGTTTACTTCCGGCAGTGCCTGGATGAATGTGCTGGCAGAGGATTTTGATGAACTGCTTCCCATTTTCATCGACCTGCTTACCAATCCGGCTTTTCCGGATGACAAAATTGAGCTTGCAAAAACTCAGACCAAAAGTAGCATTTCACGGCGAAATGACAATTCGCAAAGTGTAGGGGTTCGCGAATTCCAGAAGCTGATTTATGGTCCTGAATCGGTGTATGCCCGAACAACGGAATATGAAACCATCGACAACATCACCCGCGAAGACATTGTTAATTTCCATAAAGATCATTTTGTATCTGAAAACATGATGATTGGTGTGGTTGGTGATTTCGATGCTTCCGAAATGAAGCAAAAACTGGAAGAAGCTTTTAGCAACATTCCTTCCGGCGAGGAAACCTCTCTCGATTTCCCAGAAGTTGATTATGAGCCACAAAGCACTATCAACTTTGCTCACAAGTCGGATGTGAACCAGAGCTTCATCCTGATGGGTCACCTGGGTGGTATGCGCGACAATCCTGATTATCCGCAAATTCAGGTAATGAACCGTGTACTTAGTGGTGGTTTTTCCGGCCGGTTGATGCAGGTTATCCGAACTGAAATGGGGCTCGCCTATTCGGCCTTTGGTCAGTACAGCATGAACTCCTTCTACCCCGGATTTTTCTTTGCCGGCGTATCTACCAAGAGCTCTACAACCGCTGAAGCCATCGAAGCAGTCATCGAGCAAATTCGCCGTCTTCAGAATGAACCCATCACCAAAAAAGAATTGCAGGATACCAAAGATCAAATCCTGAACTCATCGGTGTTTGAGTACGACAGCTATGAGGAAGTGCTCAGCCAGCAGATGTCGTATGATTACCGAGGTCTGCCCGGGGATGCTTTTGATCAATACATTGAGGGCGTAAAGAACACAACCATTGAAGATGTTCAGCGCGTTGCCAAAGAATACTTAAATCCCGACTACCTGCAGATTATGGTGGTTGGCAACAAAGATGAAATCGGAGATCAGCTGCAGCAATTTGGTGATGTAAATGAAGTTGATATTACCATTCCGGAGCCGGGCTCAGATGAACCGGTGGTGGACGGTGATGCCACCAAAGGAAAAGAATGGCTCGAAAAAATGGCCAATGCCCTGGTGGAACCGGGTAGTGATGTGGTTTCCATTCAGGAAAAATCTGTAATCACGCAGAAAACACCTATGGGTGATATGGATATCCAAAATTCTTCGGTCACCAACTTCGCGGATTACTCCACCGAACGAAACCTGACAACGCCACAGGGTCAAATGACCATGAGCTTCAAAGACGGAAGTGGAACCATGCAGATGGGCGGACAGCAGCGGCAGCTACCTCCACAAATGGCCAAGCCTATGCTGAATGAAATGAAGCGTAATTACCTCTCCATAGCCATCAACCACGAGGATATTCAGGCTGAATACCTTGGTGATGAAACCGTTGACGGAGAAGATTATGCGGTTGTTAGAATGACCAACGATCAGGTTAAGGTAACTTACCTGCTTGATCAGGAAACCGGACTTCCTCATATGAGCCGTTATACCGAGATGAACCCTCAAACCGGACAACGACAGGAAGCTAAAAGCGTGTATTCTGACTGGAACGAAGCCGGCGGTGTTATGTATGCTTATTCCGTCGTTACCTATGTTGACGAGCAGGTAGCTGCAGAACTGACGGTTGAAAGTCACTCTATTCCTGAATAG
- a CDS encoding DUF6691 family protein yields the protein MRFILSGIVFGFILVKSEVVSWFRIQEMFRFDSIHMYGIIGLAVVVGMIATMFIKKWNVKDVNGNPISIKEKDNSKTKNYIIGGTIFGLGWGLTGACPGPMYALIGSGYLIFLIPTLSAIFGALAYGYLKPNLPH from the coding sequence ATGAGATTTATTCTATCAGGTATTGTATTTGGATTTATTCTGGTGAAATCAGAAGTGGTTTCCTGGTTCAGAATTCAGGAAATGTTCCGTTTCGATTCCATACATATGTACGGCATCATTGGACTGGCTGTAGTGGTTGGGATGATTGCCACCATGTTTATTAAAAAGTGGAATGTGAAAGATGTGAATGGAAACCCGATTTCCATCAAAGAGAAAGATAATTCTAAAACTAAAAACTACATTATAGGCGGAACCATATTTGGCCTTGGATGGGGACTTACGGGTGCATGTCCGGGCCCCATGTATGCTTTAATCGGGAGCGGATATTTAATATTTCTGATCCCAACCTTAAGTGCTATCTTTGGCGCATTAGCATATGGATATCTGAAACCAAATCTGCCTCACTAA
- a CDS encoding GntR family transcriptional regulator → MSDFNSKHEKVATKLRDEITGTEYEPGDQLPSENRLCDYFKVSRVTVRHALSTLENEGLIYRKQGVGAFVSDQKLKNSLVRLTDFSEDMKQAGLQSSSRLISLNRVDPVPEVNEVLQLRPDMKLIQIKRVRLANGKPVAFDITWLPPGYGQLLFDEDLTTQTIYDVFEDKYEILIQGGSYRITATNADESIAKHLNLDPGSALLEIDRCSRTTGDKKVYFQKRYYNPAHVSYVMELYRNEDENGSYKDGLPLKEFSPVFAK, encoded by the coding sequence ATGTCTGACTTTAATTCAAAACACGAAAAAGTAGCTACAAAACTGCGCGATGAGATCACCGGAACGGAATATGAGCCCGGCGACCAGCTTCCTTCAGAAAACCGATTATGTGATTACTTTAAGGTGAGCCGGGTTACCGTTCGCCATGCATTATCTACCCTGGAAAATGAAGGCCTGATTTACCGGAAACAGGGAGTCGGGGCTTTTGTAAGCGATCAAAAACTGAAAAACTCCCTGGTTCGTCTTACTGATTTCTCCGAGGACATGAAGCAGGCAGGCTTGCAAAGCAGTTCCAGGCTTATTTCCCTCAATCGGGTAGACCCCGTCCCCGAAGTGAATGAAGTGCTTCAGCTGCGCCCGGATATGAAACTCATCCAAATAAAGCGGGTCAGGCTTGCCAACGGAAAACCGGTTGCCTTCGATATCACCTGGCTGCCACCCGGGTATGGACAGCTGTTGTTTGATGAGGACCTCACTACCCAAACCATCTATGATGTGTTTGAGGATAAGTACGAAATTCTGATCCAGGGAGGCAGCTACCGGATCACGGCAACAAACGCTGATGAATCCATTGCCAAACACCTGAACCTGGACCCGGGAAGTGCTTTACTGGAAATAGACCGCTGTTCTCGTACAACCGGAGATAAAAAAGTGTATTTCCAAAAAAGGTATTACAATCCGGCTCATGTTTCTTACGTGATGGAACTATACCGAAATGAGGACGAGAACGGTTCCTATAAAGATGGACTACCGTTAAAAGAATTTTCTCCTGTATTTGCTAAATAG
- a CDS encoding YeeE/YedE thiosulfate transporter family protein, with product MTELFTQPIPWYVAGPLIGLMLPLLWVIGNKTFGISSSFRHACASMVPSKVEYFNYDWIKEGAWNLKLVAGVLIGGVIAGFTNGGDYTVQISEATKSELTALGISNFTSLIPLEIFNWSNIVSPAGFVLMILGGFLVGFGARYAGGCTSGHAITGLATLQKASLIAVIGFFIGGLITTYAILPLILN from the coding sequence ATGACAGAACTATTCACTCAGCCAATTCCCTGGTATGTGGCCGGCCCGCTTATAGGCCTGATGCTTCCGCTGCTTTGGGTTATTGGAAACAAAACTTTTGGAATATCATCCAGCTTCCGGCATGCTTGTGCATCCATGGTTCCTTCTAAGGTGGAATATTTTAATTACGACTGGATTAAAGAAGGCGCCTGGAATCTGAAACTCGTAGCCGGAGTGTTAATCGGTGGAGTAATTGCCGGATTTACCAACGGCGGAGATTACACCGTTCAAATTTCCGAAGCTACCAAATCAGAACTCACAGCTTTGGGCATCAGTAACTTCACCAGTTTGATTCCCCTCGAAATCTTTAATTGGTCGAATATTGTAAGTCCGGCCGGTTTTGTATTGATGATTTTAGGCGGCTTTCTCGTTGGCTTTGGGGCACGTTATGCGGGCGGATGTACTTCCGGCCATGCCATTACAGGCTTGGCTACCCTACAAAAAGCCTCTTTGATTGCCGTTATCGGTTTCTTTATCGGTGGGTTGATAACAACCTATGCCATTCTACCACTCATTCTAAATTAA
- a CDS encoding MBL fold metallo-hydrolase, with protein sequence MFFQQIFEEKLAQYAYLIGCQRTGEAIIIDPMRDVDRYKELAMQNNLKLVAAAETHIHADYLSGLRELAEQGLTVYASDEGDKDWKYEWLMGSDYDHKLLKDGDEFSIGNIKFTTVYSPGHTPEHVSYLVTDGAATDEPMGILSGDFVFVGDVGRPDLLESAAGQKGAMKSSAKVLYQSLQRFKEMPEYLQLWPGHGAGSACGKALGAVPESTVGYEQRFNGSIRAAISEQEFVDYILDGQPEPPLYFARMKRDNKKGPKVLGEMPHPEHISVEKMIGDVRLDNAVIVDTRNRTEFMNKHIQGALLSPMNKQFNTIVGSYVNEDEDIYLIIEQDKVEEAVKDLIRIGLDNVKGYATPEQLQEFSEKGGELFTTETIDFEKAEEYLATGEANLLDVRKKSEFDEGHHPEAMNIAHTRLLERLDEVPNDKPIMVHCKSGARASAASAMLERADYAVKYIDDMVEPWLEKNNWTTAEAN encoded by the coding sequence ATGTTTTTTCAGCAAATATTTGAAGAGAAATTAGCACAATACGCCTACCTGATCGGTTGTCAGCGTACCGGCGAAGCCATTATTATTGATCCAATGAGGGACGTGGACCGTTATAAGGAGCTCGCCATGCAGAACAACCTCAAACTGGTAGCTGCAGCAGAAACTCACATTCATGCCGATTATTTGTCCGGCTTACGCGAACTTGCCGAGCAAGGCCTTACCGTGTACGCCTCAGACGAAGGCGATAAGGACTGGAAATACGAGTGGCTCATGGGTAGTGATTACGATCACAAGCTATTGAAAGACGGCGATGAGTTTTCGATAGGCAATATCAAATTTACGACGGTGTATAGTCCCGGGCACACACCTGAGCACGTCAGCTACCTGGTAACCGATGGTGCTGCCACCGATGAACCCATGGGGATTCTATCCGGGGACTTTGTGTTTGTAGGTGATGTAGGCCGACCTGATCTGCTCGAATCAGCAGCGGGGCAGAAGGGAGCGATGAAGAGCTCAGCCAAAGTGCTGTATCAATCACTACAGAGATTTAAGGAAATGCCGGAATATCTGCAGCTTTGGCCGGGACACGGAGCCGGAAGTGCCTGTGGTAAAGCACTGGGAGCCGTGCCGGAATCAACGGTTGGATATGAGCAGCGTTTTAACGGTTCCATCCGGGCTGCAATCAGCGAGCAGGAGTTTGTGGATTATATTCTGGACGGACAGCCGGAACCACCGCTCTATTTCGCACGCATGAAGCGCGATAACAAAAAAGGGCCCAAAGTTCTGGGCGAAATGCCACACCCGGAACACATCTCCGTTGAAAAAATGATTGGTGATGTGCGGCTTGATAACGCGGTTATTGTAGATACACGAAACCGCACAGAGTTTATGAATAAGCATATTCAGGGAGCATTGCTTTCACCCATGAATAAGCAGTTCAACACCATTGTTGGCTCATATGTGAATGAAGATGAAGACATCTACCTGATCATTGAGCAGGATAAAGTGGAAGAGGCGGTAAAAGATCTGATCCGTATTGGTCTGGATAATGTGAAAGGGTATGCAACCCCGGAACAGCTTCAGGAGTTTTCTGAAAAAGGCGGTGAGCTTTTTACCACTGAAACCATTGACTTCGAAAAAGCAGAAGAATACCTGGCAACAGGAGAGGCAAACCTTCTGGATGTTCGTAAGAAATCCGAGTTTGATGAAGGCCATCATCCTGAAGCCATGAACATCGCCCATACAAGGCTGCTGGAAAGGCTCGATGAAGTCCCGAACGACAAACCAATCATGGTTCATTGTAAGTCAGGTGCACGGGCATCGGCAGCATCTGCCATGCTTGAAAGAGCCGACTATGCGGTGAAATACATTGACGACATGGTTGAACCATGGTTAGAGAAGAATAACTGGACAACTGCAGAGGCTAACTAA
- a CDS encoding DNA-3-methyladenine glycosylase I, giving the protein MSVKRCGWAEDQFDEYVTYHDEEWGVPVHDDKTHFEFLILEGAQAGLSWSTILKRRDGYQQAFADFNPEKVARFDEEKIQDLLRFEGIIRNKLKVRSAVTNAQYFLEIQEEFGSFDNYIWGFVGGEPIINHWKSMKEVPATTKESDALAKDLKKRGFKFTGSTIMYAHMQACGLVMDHTVDCFRYKELK; this is encoded by the coding sequence ATGAGTGTAAAACGCTGTGGATGGGCTGAAGATCAATTCGATGAATACGTAACCTATCATGACGAGGAATGGGGTGTTCCGGTTCATGATGATAAAACCCATTTTGAGTTCCTGATTCTGGAAGGAGCTCAGGCCGGTTTAAGCTGGTCAACCATCCTTAAAAGACGAGATGGTTACCAGCAGGCATTTGCGGATTTCAACCCGGAAAAAGTCGCCCGGTTCGATGAAGAAAAAATTCAGGATCTGCTCCGGTTTGAAGGCATTATCCGCAACAAGTTAAAGGTGAGGTCGGCCGTGACCAACGCGCAGTACTTTCTTGAAATACAGGAAGAGTTCGGCAGTTTCGACAACTATATCTGGGGTTTTGTTGGGGGTGAACCGATTATCAATCACTGGAAAAGCATGAAAGAAGTACCTGCTACCACTAAAGAATCCGATGCTTTGGCTAAAGATTTAAAAAAACGGGGATTCAAGTTTACCGGTAGCACCATTATGTACGCTCACATGCAGGCTTGTGGACTGGTGATGGATCATACGGTGGATTGTTTTAGGTATAAAGAGCTGAAATAG
- a CDS encoding rhodanese-like domain-containing protein produces MKTVITVLAVVALAVVLFISFNSKKAGPDNSTLQPESFKQKHQETPGVVIDVRTKDEFNSGHLALADHNFDLLNGDFQSKLDSLDKNETYYLYCRSGNRSGQATRLMKENGFEKVYNIGGFSTLANSGLEVN; encoded by the coding sequence ATGAAGACAGTTATAACCGTTTTAGCTGTAGTAGCTTTAGCCGTGGTACTATTCATTAGTTTTAACTCAAAGAAAGCCGGCCCGGACAATTCGACACTACAACCTGAGTCCTTCAAACAAAAGCATCAGGAGACGCCGGGCGTAGTCATTGATGTACGCACAAAAGATGAATTCAACAGCGGTCATCTTGCCTTGGCAGATCATAACTTTGATTTGCTGAACGGAGATTTCCAATCTAAGCTGGATAGCCTGGACAAGAACGAAACCTACTATCTTTACTGCCGCTCAGGTAATCGAAGTGGACAAGCTACCCGGCTGATGAAAGAAAACGGTTTCGAAAAGGTGTATAACATTGGTGGCTTTAGTACACTTGCCAATTCCGGATTGGAAGTGAATTAG
- a CDS encoding sulfite exporter TauE/SafE family protein, with product MWLAWCGALLIGISLGLLGSGGSILTVPVLIYLVGEPEKLAIAESLGIVAAISFIGSIPYVIKKEVHWVSLIFFGIPGMIGTYGGASLSQYISGNTQLMIFAGVMIIAAFMMIRERTKISYKKPASIPKWVLVIEGLAVGVLTGLVGVGGGFLIIPALVLIGGLSMRVAVGTSLLIITLKSILGFYKYIDVLAMEGLGMNWELIGVFSLIGIAGSFVGNKISQKVPQKQLKTGFGYFLMVMGAYIIYTNF from the coding sequence ATGTGGTTAGCCTGGTGCGGGGCCTTACTTATTGGAATATCACTTGGACTGCTTGGTTCGGGCGGGTCAATCCTTACCGTTCCGGTGCTCATCTACCTTGTAGGTGAGCCCGAAAAGCTGGCTATCGCTGAATCGTTAGGGATTGTGGCAGCTATCAGCTTTATAGGTTCTATCCCTTATGTGATAAAAAAAGAAGTTCACTGGGTAAGTCTGATCTTCTTCGGCATCCCCGGCATGATTGGTACTTATGGCGGAGCTTCTCTTTCCCAATACATCTCCGGAAATACGCAGCTGATGATTTTTGCCGGAGTGATGATCATTGCCGCTTTCATGATGATCAGGGAAAGAACAAAAATTTCGTACAAGAAACCGGCATCCATTCCGAAGTGGGTGTTAGTTATCGAAGGGTTAGCCGTGGGGGTGTTAACCGGCTTGGTTGGGGTTGGGGGAGGATTCCTTATTATCCCGGCGCTGGTACTCATAGGCGGGCTTTCGATGCGTGTGGCCGTAGGAACCAGCCTTTTGATTATTACCCTCAAAAGCATCCTGGGCTTCTACAAATACATAGATGTGTTAGCGATGGAAGGCCTGGGCATGAACTGGGAGCTGATCGGAGTGTTCAGTCTCATTGGAATAGCCGGAAGCTTTGTGGGGAATAAAATCAGCCAAAAAGTTCCCCAGAAACAACTTAAAACCGGTTTTGGTTATTTCCTTATGGTGATGGGAGCCTATATCATTTACACGAATTTTTAA
- a CDS encoding pitrilysin family protein translates to MKITEKILATSLLLLAISFSGVQAQYLEEFEEKVTEFTLDNGLTFVVIERPVAPVVSFATYVNVGGANNPLGNSGLAHVFEHMAFKGTHDVGTSNWKKEKKVLQKLDATYQKWLEEKHSINPDSTRINELWSEFEALQEEAGQYVVNNEFSEIVNRNGGTGMNATTSADRTNYFYSLPENRIELWFSLESDRFLNPVFREFYKEKEVVREERRSSYESSPVGKLYEAFLTTAYKAHPYGTPNIGWHSDITATTMEDAREFYETYYVPNNITIAIAGDVDPNEVRKLAKTYFGRLKKGPTPPPIYTEEPEQIAEKRFTIEQQSQPFLLLGYHTVNDQHPDHNALNLLSNILVGGRTSKLYKRLVEKEQVALGFQNLNGVPGTKYESMFALLAVPNRGYDTDTLETAIYEELEKIKNGEITQEELDRVRTNARAGLIRGLDSNSGLAVRLGQAQSLQGDWRKVFTNLEDLEAVTIEDIQRVAKKYLVKENLTVGSIVNAPAGEVADANQ, encoded by the coding sequence ATGAAAATAACAGAGAAAATATTAGCAACCTCATTGCTGTTGCTCGCCATTTCGTTTTCGGGTGTACAGGCACAGTACCTTGAGGAGTTTGAAGAGAAAGTAACCGAGTTCACCCTCGATAACGGACTTACATTTGTTGTCATAGAACGTCCGGTTGCTCCGGTAGTCAGTTTTGCTACCTATGTAAACGTTGGGGGTGCAAACAACCCACTTGGGAATTCCGGTCTTGCTCACGTTTTTGAGCACATGGCCTTTAAAGGAACTCATGACGTGGGAACCAGCAACTGGAAAAAAGAAAAGAAGGTACTTCAGAAACTGGATGCTACCTACCAGAAGTGGCTGGAAGAAAAACACTCCATCAATCCTGATTCTACAAGAATTAACGAGCTTTGGAGCGAGTTTGAAGCCCTTCAGGAAGAAGCCGGACAGTATGTGGTTAACAATGAGTTTTCTGAAATTGTGAATCGCAACGGGGGTACGGGAATGAATGCCACCACCAGTGCCGACCGCACCAACTATTTCTACAGCCTTCCGGAAAACCGAATTGAGCTTTGGTTCAGCCTGGAATCTGACCGCTTTCTGAATCCGGTGTTCCGCGAGTTCTATAAAGAAAAAGAAGTGGTTCGTGAAGAACGCCGATCAAGTTATGAATCAAGTCCGGTTGGGAAACTATACGAGGCTTTTCTGACGACTGCCTATAAAGCTCACCCATACGGCACTCCAAACATCGGCTGGCATTCTGACATCACCGCAACAACGATGGAAGATGCACGTGAGTTTTATGAGACCTATTATGTACCCAACAACATCACCATTGCCATTGCCGGTGATGTGGACCCGAATGAAGTTCGGAAACTGGCAAAAACCTATTTTGGGCGGTTGAAGAAAGGCCCTACCCCTCCTCCGATCTACACCGAAGAACCTGAGCAAATTGCAGAAAAAAGATTCACCATCGAGCAGCAATCCCAGCCATTTTTGTTATTGGGATATCATACGGTGAACGATCAGCATCCTGATCACAATGCCTTAAATCTGCTTAGTAATATTTTAGTAGGCGGAAGGACTTCCAAATTGTACAAACGCCTTGTTGAAAAGGAGCAGGTGGCTCTGGGCTTCCAAAATCTAAATGGGGTTCCGGGAACCAAATATGAGAGCATGTTCGCCCTGTTAGCCGTACCGAACCGCGGCTATGACACCGACACTCTCGAAACTGCCATCTACGAGGAGCTGGAAAAAATCAAGAACGGTGAAATCACACAGGAAGAACTGGATCGCGTTCGAACCAATGCACGCGCCGGGTTAATTCGTGGCCTTGATTCCAACTCAGGCCTCGCTGTACGACTTGGGCAGGCCCAATCACTGCAAGGCGACTGGAGAAAAGTATTCACCAACCTTGAAGACCTTGAAGCGGTGACGATTGAAGATATTCAGCGCGTGGCGAAGAAATATTTAGTGAAAGAAAACCTAACGGTAGGTTCCATTGTGAATGCTCCGGCCGGGGAGGTTGCAGATGCGAATCAATAA